TTAGCTATTTTACAAAATACAAACAAAAAAGCTTCATATTTCTTCATAAAATTATTAAACTCAGCAGTTGCCAACGCTGTAAATAATCACGGATTAAATGGTGATAGCTTAATTGTTAAAGATGTAATTGTAAACGAAGGTCCAACACTAAAAAGATTTCAACCAAGAGCAAAAGGTGTTGCGTATCGTATTTTAAAAAGAACTTCTCATTTATCTGTAATAGTAGAAGAAGTAAGTTTGTTAGGAGATAAATAATTATGGGACAAAAGGTCAATCCAAATGGATTTAGATACGGAGTTACTAAAGAACATAACGCTATTTGATATGCAGATAAAAAAGAGTTTGCATCAAATTTATTAGAAGATGTTAAAATTCACCGTTTTTTCGAAAAACTAACAAGAGAATATTTAATTGGTAATACAAAAATTCGTCGTGATCAAGACAATAAAGTAACAGTTGTTGTTTACACAGCAAAACTTGGAGCATTTTTAGGACAAGCAGGAAGTAATCTTAAAAAAATAATTGAAGATGTTAAAAAGTTTGTTAAAAATAAAAAACTTGTTTTAAATATAGACGCAGTAGAAATTGAAAAACCAGATTTAGATGCTAAATTATTAGCTGAAGCAATTGCTATTAAATTAGAAAACCGTGGATCATACCGTATGGCTCAAAAATATGCTATTAGAATGGCACAAAAAGCTGGAGCTAAAGGTATTAAAACCAAAGTAAGTGGACGTTTAAATGGTGTTGATATGGCTAGATCAGAAGGATACTCTGAAGGTGAAATGAAATTACATACACTAAGACAAGATGTAAGTTATGCAACAGCAACAGCTAGAACAACTTATGGAGCTCTTGGAGTTAAAGTTTGAGTTTCACTCGGTGAAGTATTTGCAAAGCAAAATCAAGCACAAGAGCAAGAACTAACTGAAACAAAAGCACCAAAAAGAACTACAAGATCTAAAAAAGAAAGCGCAAAGGAATAAAAAATGTTACAACCTAAAAAAACAAAACACCGTAAAACATTTAGAGTAAAACATGACAAACGTGCTGCTTTTAGAGGAAAAGAAGTTTCATTTGAAGAATTTGGTCTACAAGCTACAACATCTGAATGAGTTAGTGCAAGACAAATAGAGTCAGCCAGAATTGCGATTACAAGAAGAATGGGTCGTGAAGGTCAAGTTAACATTAGAATCTTTCCTCATCTTTCTCTTACTAAAAAACCAATCGGGGTAAGAATGGGATCTGGAAAAGGTTCAGCTGAAAAATGAGTAGCAGTTGTTAAAGAAAACACAGTAATGTTTGAAGTAGGTGGAGTAAAAGAAGAAATAGCTCGTGATGCACTTCGTTTAGGTGGACACAAACTACCAGTAAAATGAAGAATAATAACCAAGGAAAATTAAGATAATGGAATTTAAAGATTTAAAGAAAAAAAATTCTGAAGAATTAAACAAATTATTAAATGAATATAAATCAGAACTATTTACTCTTCGTTTTAGAAACAAAACTCAACAACTAGATCATACTCACAAAATCAAACAAGTAAGAAAAGATATAGCAAGAATTTTAACAGCAATTAGACAATCAGAATTAGAACAAGAAAAAGGTAGAAAATAATTATGTCTCATTTTAATCACAAATCACATAAAGATGCAAGTCAAAAAAGACAAAATACACGTAAAAGTTTAACCGGAGTTGTAGTTTCTGATAAAAATGAAAAAACAATAATTGTTGCTGTTGAAACTTATGTAAAACACCGTTTATATCAAAAAAGATTCAAAAAAGTTAAAAAATTCGCAACTCATGATGAAGAACAAAAAGCTAAAGTTGGAGATGTAGTTAGAATCGCTGAAACTCGTCCATATTCAAAAACCAAATCTTTTAGACTAGTAAGTATTGCATCTTCTAAAGGAGAAAAATAATGTTACAAGAACAATCAAGATTACAAGTAGCTGATAATTCAGGTGCAAAAGAAGTTGGATTAATCAGAAATTTAGGTGGTTCAGTTAAGAAAAATTCTAATATTGGTGATGTAATTGTCTGCTCAGTAAAAAAAGCAATTCCAGGTGGAATTGTTAAAGAAGGACAAGTAGTTAAAGCTGTTATTGTTCGTTCTGTATACGGAATTAATAGAAAAAACGGATCACGTATTAGATTTGACGACAATGCTGTTGTTATCATCAAAGAAGATGGAACACCAAGAGGAACAAGGGTATTTGGTCCAATTGCTAGAGAAATAAGAGATAATCAAAAATTTGCCAAAATCGTTTCATTAGCACCAGAAGTTTTATAAAAATATTTGAATATAAAACTTCAAAATCCTATAAAAATGAAGCAAAATAAACAAATTTTTACAAAGGAACAATATGAAAATTAGAAAAAATGACGAAGTAGTTATTATCTCAGGTGATGAAAAAGGGAAATCAGGTAAAGTATTATCTGTAAATTCTAAAAAACAAACAGTTACTGTCAAAGACATTAATAAAATCACAAAACACAAAAAACCTAACCAACAAAACACTGAAGGTTCAATTTCAATTTATGAAGGACCAATTCACGTTTCAAAAGTAGCGATTGTAACAAAAAAAGCATCTAAAGACAAACCAGCTGAATTTTCAAAAATCGGATACATTTTTAAAGACAATAAAAAACTTCGTATAGCAAAAACTACAAAGAAGGTAATCTAATATGAACGCTTTAGCACAACACTATAATTCAAAAGTAAAAACTGCTTTAAAACAAAAGTTTAACTACTCTTCTGATATGGAAATTCCAAAAATAGAAAAAATAGTTTTAAACATGACAGCAGGAAAAGAAGTTACTAACTCAAAAGCTATCGAAGAAGTAATGAACGAAATGTCTTTAATTTCAGCGCAAAAACCTTACCAAACCGTTGCAAAAAAATCTTTAGCTTCTTGAAAATTACGTCAAGGAATGCCAATGGGAGCAAAAGTAACACTAAGAAGAGACAATATGTGAGACTTTTTAGCTAAACTAATCAATGTTTCAATTCCAAGAATTAGAGACTTTAGAGGAGTAAATCCAAAAGCATTTGACGGTAGAGGTAATTTTTCTTTAGGAGTTAAAGAAATGATTATCTTCCCAGAAATTAGTTTTGATAAAATTCGTAAATTAAAAGGTTTAGACGTAATTATCGTAACTACAGCTAAAACAGATAAAGAAGCTCGGGCATTATTAGAACTCTTAGGAATACCATTTGCTAAGAAAGCATAATAAAAAATAAAGGAAAATACATGGCAAAAAAATCATTAAAAGTAAAAGCAGAAAAACATCCGAAATTTAAAGTACGTGCTTATACAAGATGTCAATTATGTGGACGTCCTCGTGCTGTACTACGTAAATTTAAAATATGCAGAATTTGCTTCCGTGAATTAGCTCACAAAGGACAAATACCAGGTATTAAGAAAGCGAGTTGATAATATGATAATAACAGATCCAATAGCAGATATGATAACCAGAATCAAAAATGCTTTTACACGTAAACACAAAAACGTTATTATTCCTCATTCAAAGAAAAAAGAAAGAATTTTACAAATCTTTTTAGATGAAGGATATATAAAAGGATTTACTGTATCTGGAGAAGTAAAAAAAGAAATTAATGTAGAGCTTAAATACAAAGGAAATACAAGTTCAATTGTAGGAATAAAAAGAGTTTCTAAACCATCTTTAAGAGTTTATTCTTCAGCTTCTGATTTACCAAAAATTGTTTCAGGTTATGGAACCGTAATAGTTTCTACATCTAAAGGATTATTAACTGATAAACAAGCAAGAAAGGAAAATGTAGGTGGTGAAATCATTGCTTACATTTGATAATTAATATGTCTCGTGTCGGAAATCGTGTTTTACAAATACCAGCTGGTGTTGAAGTAAATATTCAAAATTCTTTAGTAACAATAAAAGGTAAATTAGGAACATTATCAAGAGAGTTTTCAAACTTTATTAGTATTGAAAAAACAGAATCTACATTATTAACTAAAAGATCATCTGAAGAAAAAAGTATTAAACAATTACACGGAACAACAAATTCATTATTACAAGGGATGTTAACTGGAGTTTCTCAAGGATTTGTAAAAGAGCTAGAAATCAAAGGTGTTGGTTATAGAGCAACATTAAAAGATAAAGTTTTAGAATTAGCACTTGGTTATTCACATCCTGTTTTAGTAGAAATACCTCAAGATCTAACCTTAGAAGTACCAAAACCTACTGTTGTAATTATTAAAGGAATTGATAAACAAAGAGTTGGTGAATTAGCTGCTCAAATAAGAAAGAAAAGAAAACCAAATCCATATTCTGGAAAAGGTGTAGCTTACAAAGATGAAGTTATTAGAAGAAAAGAAGGGAAAAAAGCTTCTAAATAAAGCTAATTAATTATGGCAAAACAAACAAGAAATCAAGCTAGAATTGTTAAACATAAAAGAATTTTAAACAAACTAACTTCTAATTTATCTACAAATCAAAAACTAAGAATTGGTGTTTATAAATCATTAAATCACTTTTACGCATACGTTTTTGATCCTGTATCTGCAAAAACTTTAACTTCAGCAACTACACTTAAAAAAGAAGCAAAAACAAAAGGTGGAAACATTCAAGCAGCTCAAGCTCTTGCACCAGTATTTGCTGCAAAATTAAAAGAACTAAAACTAGATCAAAACGATTTTATCTTTGATCGTTCAGGTTATTTATATCACGGTAGAGTAAAAGCTTTTGCTGAAACTTTAAGACAACAAGGAATTAAGTTTTAATTATGGAAAATCAAAAAATCGAAAAACAAGTACAAGAAACACAAAACAAAATGAAATCCACTCAAACAGTTCAAGCAACTAAAGAATCTACTGATAAAAAACAAGTTTCAGATAAAGCAACTGCTTCAAAAAATGAAGCAAAAACCTTTAAAAGAAAACCTGGATTTGTAAAAAAAGATAAAAATCAATTCCAATCAGAATTTGAAGAAAAAATTATCGACATATCTCGTGTTACAACAGTTGTAAAAGGTGGACGTCGTTTTTCATTTGCAGCTTATGCAGTAGTTGGAAACAAAAAAGGTAAAGTAGGATACGGACACGGAAAAGCAAATGAAGTACAAGATGCGATTAAAAAAGCAGTTAAAGACGCACAAAATCGTTTAATTACTGTACCAATTGTTAACAAATCAACAATCCCTCATGAAATTTCAGAAAAATTCTTAGCTTCTAAAGTATTACTAAAACCTGCTCCAAAAGGAAAAGGAATCATTGCTTCTAATACAGTTCGTGCTGTTGTAGAATTAGCTGGTTATACAGATATTTATACAAAAACTCACGGATCTAGAACTAAAATCAACACTGTGCATGCAACAATGAAAGCTTTACAAAAATTACGTACAGTAGAAGATATTGCTTGAGCTAGAGATATTGAAGTTGAAAAATTAACTCAAAATTAATAAATTAGTAATAAGGAATAAAAATGTCAAAAATACAATTACATAATTTAAAACCAACTGAAAATTCTCGTCCAGATAAGCACCGTAAAGGTAGAGGGCATGCAGCAGGAAAAGGAAAACAAGCTGGTAAAGGACAATCCGGACAAAGAAAAAGAGGAAAAGTTCGTTTAGGATTTGAAGGTGGACAAAACCCTTGATACAGAAGGGTACCAAAAATTGGATTTAAAAATGTAAATTCAATTACTTTCCAAACAATTTCTTTATCAGATTTAGAAAAAACATACAAAAATAATGAAACTGTAACTTTAGAGTCATTATTTAAAAACAAATTAGTTAGAAGAAAATATTTACCAATTAAATTATTAGCAAATGGTAAATTATCTAAAAAATTAACAATCGAAGTAAACGCAGCTAGTGTTAAAGCACAAGAATTAGTAAAAGCTGCTGGAGGATCAATAGAGGTTAAATAGTGTTTAAATTTTTAACAAAGATTTTAGGAAAAGTTTTTGACTACAGTGCAAATAAATACATCAATTTTAAGCATTCTTTTTTAGTCTTATGACGAGAAAAGATATTAGTAAAAAAGATTTTATTTACACTTTTAATGCTTTCAATTTTCGTTGTAGCAGGAACAATAACTATTCCAGGACTAAGACTTGTTAATCAAAATGCTATTGATCGAAATTCATTTTTAGGAATTATAAATATTGTAGGTGGTGGTGGTTTATTAAACTTTTCCATTGTTGCCTTAGGAATCGGACCATTTATTACTGCGTCTTTAATAATGTTAATTGCCCAAACTAAGTTAGTACCGCCAATTCACCGACTTAGTCAGTCAGGACCACATGGTAGACAAAAAATTAATATTATTACAAGATTACTTACTTTTTTAATTGCTGCCATTCAAGCTGTTGTTTTAGTAAGAACTGTAATAGGAAATCAAGCATTACGTTTTGTTGTACTTGAAGATAATTCTGGTTTTTATCAATATTTTATAATTCCTTTTATATTAGTTGCAGGTAGTTTGTTTGCTTTATTTTTAGGTGAACAAATTACAAATAAAGGTGTTGGTAATGGAACATCTTTAATTATTTTTTCAGGTATTGCAGTTAGATTACCAAATCAATTTAAAGTTGCTTTTGAATACTTTGTAGATTCTTCAAATTCAAGCTCAATTATCAATGATATAGTTTTATACTTTTCATACTTATTAGGTTTTTTTGTCTTGATTTTAATAGTAGCTTTTGTTTATTTAGCTGAAAGAAAAATTCCAATTCAACAAACCGGATCTGGGATGTCAAAAAATATTAAAGAAATTTCTACACTTCCTTTAAAACTAAATCCAGCTGGGATTATGCCTAATATTTTTTCATTAATAGTAGTTTCATTACCTTCTTTATTTACAGGTTTTTTAGATCCAAATACTTCAGCTACTAGACACTGAATTCAAACACATATGCAAGTAAATCAACCTATTGGTTTAACTATTTTCATTGTTGTAAACATAATTTTTTCAATAGTAATGGGTTTACAACAATCTAGAGTTGATAAAATAGCAGAAGATTTTGCTAAAAATTCTACATTTATTCCTGGAATTAGACCAGGAGAACAAACAGAAGATTATTTAATCGGAGTTGTTTTTAGATTATCAATTTTTAGTGCATTTTATTTAACAATTTTAGGTGTTATTCAACCTGTTGAACAAATGCTAGGAATGCCACAACAAATTACTTTTGGTGGGACATCAGTCATAATCTTAGTAACCACAGCACTTGAGACTATGAGTCAAATAAAAGCTCGTTATGATGCTGAAAAAATTATTGTTAAGAGAAAAAGAATTGATAAAGCAATGAATTCAACTAATAAATCCGTAAAAAAACAAGCAAATAATAAAGACTTACTATGATAAAAAATACTCAATCTAATCCTAAATCGTTAAAATTAATCTTTCTAGGCTCACCAGGCTCTGGTAAAGGAACATTGGCTGCACAACTTGTTAAAGATTTAAAAATTTTACATCTTTCTACAGGTGATCTTTTTAGAGCAAAAATTAAATCTGATGAAGAATTTGCTTTAAAAATGAAGCAAATTATTGCTCAAGGTCTTTATGTACCAGATGAAATTACAAATGAGATTGTTCTCGATTTTTTACAAAAAGCTAACTTAGAAAACGGAATAATTTTAGATGGTTATCCAAGAACAATTTCACAAGCTGAGTTTTTAAAAGAAAATAATTTTAAAATCGATGCAGTAGTTTATTTAAATGCTTCAGAAAATGTTATTTTAGAACGTCTTTCACTTAGAAGATATTGCCCAACTTGTGCAACAACTTATCACGAAAAATTCAAACCAGCAAAAGATAATAAATATTGCTACAAAGATGGTACAATTGTTCAAATCAGAAAAGATGATGAACCTGAAGCAATCAAAAAAAGAATCGATGTTTACAAACAACAAACTGCAGTTTTAATTCAATATTACAAAGACAAAAACTTACTATTTGAATTTAGTGCAGATCAAGACTTAGAAACTTTAAAAAACCAAGTAATTAAAACTTTATGAAAATCATAAAAACAGATCAAGAAATAGAAATATTAAAAAAAGCAGGTAAACTCCTGGCAGAGGTAAAACAAATCATCTACGATCTCGTAAGACCAGGTGTTTCTTTAAAAGAATTAGATGCCATCGCTTTTAAAGAGATTACAAAACGAAATGCAAAACCTTCATTTTTAAACTACCAAGGCTTTCCAGCAACAATTTGTGCCAGTGTTAATCAAAAGTTAATTCACGGAATTCCTGATGAATATATAATCAAAGATTCAGACGTTGTTTCGATTGATTTAGGCTTGATTTATGAAGGATTTCACTCTGATACTGCTTTTACTAAAGCAGTAGGACAAGTTAGCTACAATGATAAAAAAATTATTCAAGTAGCAGAAGATGCATTTTGAGCAGGATTTAATGCAATAAAAAAAGATGCAACTACATTAGATATTGCAAATGCAATATTTAAAGTAATTAAACAAAATAATTTATACACACCTAAAGAATTTTCAGGTCATGGAATTGGAACTTCTTTACATGAAGAACCTTATATTTACAATTATCCAAACAAAAATGATGTTGTAAAACTAAAAGATAATATGGTAATTTGTATTGAACCTATGATTTTGCAAAATTCAGATAAAGTAAAAATTTTAAAAGATGGCTGATCTGTTATTGCAGCATCAAATAAAAACGCAGCTCA
This Mycoplasma sp. 1654_15 DNA region includes the following protein-coding sequences:
- the rplV gene encoding 50S ribosomal protein L22 is translated as MENKLQQAKASVKMQRISAQKARLVARLIKKQPTTNALAILQNTNKKASYFFIKLLNSAVANAVNNHGLNGDSLIVKDVIVNEGPTLKRFQPRAKGVAYRILKRTSHLSVIVEEVSLLGDK
- the rpsC gene encoding 30S ribosomal protein S3 — its product is MGQKVNPNGFRYGVTKEHNAIWYADKKEFASNLLEDVKIHRFFEKLTREYLIGNTKIRRDQDNKVTVVVYTAKLGAFLGQAGSNLKKIIEDVKKFVKNKKLVLNIDAVEIEKPDLDAKLLAEAIAIKLENRGSYRMAQKYAIRMAQKAGAKGIKTKVSGRLNGVDMARSEGYSEGEMKLHTLRQDVSYATATARTTYGALGVKVWVSLGEVFAKQNQAQEQELTETKAPKRTTRSKKESAKE
- the rplP gene encoding 50S ribosomal protein L16, coding for MLQPKKTKHRKTFRVKHDKRAAFRGKEVSFEEFGLQATTSEWVSARQIESARIAITRRMGREGQVNIRIFPHLSLTKKPIGVRMGSGKGSAEKWVAVVKENTVMFEVGGVKEEIARDALRLGGHKLPVKWRIITKEN
- the rpmC gene encoding 50S ribosomal protein L29; this encodes MEFKDLKKKNSEELNKLLNEYKSELFTLRFRNKTQQLDHTHKIKQVRKDIARILTAIRQSELEQEKGRK
- the rpsQ gene encoding 30S ribosomal protein S17 — protein: MSHFNHKSHKDASQKRQNTRKSLTGVVVSDKNEKTIIVAVETYVKHRLYQKRFKKVKKFATHDEEQKAKVGDVVRIAETRPYSKTKSFRLVSIASSKGEK
- the rplN gene encoding 50S ribosomal protein L14; the encoded protein is MLQEQSRLQVADNSGAKEVGLIRNLGGSVKKNSNIGDVIVCSVKKAIPGGIVKEGQVVKAVIVRSVYGINRKNGSRIRFDDNAVVIIKEDGTPRGTRVFGPIAREIRDNQKFAKIVSLAPEVL
- the rplX gene encoding 50S ribosomal protein L24; the encoded protein is MKIRKNDEVVIISGDEKGKSGKVLSVNSKKQTVTVKDINKITKHKKPNQQNTEGSISIYEGPIHVSKVAIVTKKASKDKPAEFSKIGYIFKDNKKLRIAKTTKKVI
- the rplE gene encoding 50S ribosomal protein L5 is translated as MNALAQHYNSKVKTALKQKFNYSSDMEIPKIEKIVLNMTAGKEVTNSKAIEEVMNEMSLISAQKPYQTVAKKSLASWKLRQGMPMGAKVTLRRDNMWDFLAKLINVSIPRIRDFRGVNPKAFDGRGNFSLGVKEMIIFPEISFDKIRKLKGLDVIIVTTAKTDKEARALLELLGIPFAKKA
- a CDS encoding type Z 30S ribosomal protein S14 — encoded protein: MAKKSLKVKAEKHPKFKVRAYTRCQLCGRPRAVLRKFKICRICFRELAHKGQIPGIKKASW
- the rpsH gene encoding 30S ribosomal protein S8 codes for the protein MIITDPIADMITRIKNAFTRKHKNVIIPHSKKKERILQIFLDEGYIKGFTVSGEVKKEINVELKYKGNTSSIVGIKRVSKPSLRVYSSASDLPKIVSGYGTVIVSTSKGLLTDKQARKENVGGEIIAYIW
- the rplF gene encoding 50S ribosomal protein L6, giving the protein MSRVGNRVLQIPAGVEVNIQNSLVTIKGKLGTLSREFSNFISIEKTESTLLTKRSSEEKSIKQLHGTTNSLLQGMLTGVSQGFVKELEIKGVGYRATLKDKVLELALGYSHPVLVEIPQDLTLEVPKPTVVIIKGIDKQRVGELAAQIRKKRKPNPYSGKGVAYKDEVIRRKEGKKASK
- the rplR gene encoding 50S ribosomal protein L18 — protein: MAKQTRNQARIVKHKRILNKLTSNLSTNQKLRIGVYKSLNHFYAYVFDPVSAKTLTSATTLKKEAKTKGGNIQAAQALAPVFAAKLKELKLDQNDFIFDRSGYLYHGRVKAFAETLRQQGIKF
- the rpsE gene encoding 30S ribosomal protein S5 gives rise to the protein MENQKIEKQVQETQNKMKSTQTVQATKESTDKKQVSDKATASKNEAKTFKRKPGFVKKDKNQFQSEFEEKIIDISRVTTVVKGGRRFSFAAYAVVGNKKGKVGYGHGKANEVQDAIKKAVKDAQNRLITVPIVNKSTIPHEISEKFLASKVLLKPAPKGKGIIASNTVRAVVELAGYTDIYTKTHGSRTKINTVHATMKALQKLRTVEDIAWARDIEVEKLTQN
- the rplO gene encoding 50S ribosomal protein L15, translating into MSKIQLHNLKPTENSRPDKHRKGRGHAAGKGKQAGKGQSGQRKRGKVRLGFEGGQNPWYRRVPKIGFKNVNSITFQTISLSDLEKTYKNNETVTLESLFKNKLVRRKYLPIKLLANGKLSKKLTIEVNAASVKAQELVKAAGGSIEVK
- the secY gene encoding preprotein translocase subunit SecY encodes the protein MFKFLTKILGKVFDYSANKYINFKHSFLVLWREKILVKKILFTLLMLSIFVVAGTITIPGLRLVNQNAIDRNSFLGIINIVGGGGLLNFSIVALGIGPFITASLIMLIAQTKLVPPIHRLSQSGPHGRQKINIITRLLTFLIAAIQAVVLVRTVIGNQALRFVVLEDNSGFYQYFIIPFILVAGSLFALFLGEQITNKGVGNGTSLIIFSGIAVRLPNQFKVAFEYFVDSSNSSSIINDIVLYFSYLLGFFVLILIVAFVYLAERKIPIQQTGSGMSKNIKEISTLPLKLNPAGIMPNIFSLIVVSLPSLFTGFLDPNTSATRHWIQTHMQVNQPIGLTIFIVVNIIFSIVMGLQQSRVDKIAEDFAKNSTFIPGIRPGEQTEDYLIGVVFRLSIFSAFYLTILGVIQPVEQMLGMPQQITFGGTSVIILVTTALETMSQIKARYDAEKIIVKRKRIDKAMNSTNKSVKKQANNKDLLW
- a CDS encoding adenylate kinase family protein produces the protein MIKNTQSNPKSLKLIFLGSPGSGKGTLAAQLVKDLKILHLSTGDLFRAKIKSDEEFALKMKQIIAQGLYVPDEITNEIVLDFLQKANLENGIILDGYPRTISQAEFLKENNFKIDAVVYLNASENVILERLSLRRYCPTCATTYHEKFKPAKDNKYCYKDGTIVQIRKDDEPEAIKKRIDVYKQQTAVLIQYYKDKNLLFEFSADQDLETLKNQVIKTLWKS
- the map gene encoding type I methionyl aminopeptidase, coding for MKIIKTDQEIEILKKAGKLLAEVKQIIYDLVRPGVSLKELDAIAFKEITKRNAKPSFLNYQGFPATICASVNQKLIHGIPDEYIIKDSDVVSIDLGLIYEGFHSDTAFTKAVGQVSYNDKKIIQVAEDAFWAGFNAIKKDATTLDIANAIFKVIKQNNLYTPKEFSGHGIGTSLHEEPYIYNYPNKNDVVKLKDNMVICIEPMILQNSDKVKILKDGWSVIAASNKNAAHFEQMVLIKNNKGIILTGEIKK